CATTTAAACCGGAACTTCCTTCTTTCTTTATGAAGGAATTTTTAAAAAAGAAAAATAGAGTCGTATATGATCCGTTTGGTGGTCGTGGAACTACGGCCATTCAAGCAAATATAGAAGGACATGTGGCGGTTCATAACGATATACATCCATTGTCCATTTTTCTTGCGAGCGCTAGACAATATGTGCCGCGACTTGAAGATTTAGAAAAAAAGTTAAATTCTTTGGATTTGGATAGAGAAGTTGAGGATGATCCATTTGATAGCAATCTTCTTCCATTTTTTCATCCGCGCACTCTCAAAGAAATTAAAAATCTGAAACGATATATGGCAGAAGATCCGTCTGTGGAAATGAAGTTTATTTCACTGATCGCACTCTCAAGGTTACATGGACATAGCACTGGATTTTTTTCTGTGTATACTTTTCCTCAAGTATCAATTCCCCCTGAGTCGCAAGCTAAAAATAATATCAAAAGAGGACAATCTCCGGAATATCGTCCGATCAAACCTAGAATTTATCAAAAGATGAAAAGAGATTTGGCATTACCAATTCCACCGTTTTATCATGAATTTTCTAAAAACAATTTGTATTCCTTAAATTCTGCAAATTCAGTTCCTGATATTGATTCAGAATCAGTAGATTTGATTGTGACTTCACCACCTTTCCTTGATAAGGTGGACTATGAAGGAGACAATTGGTTACGCCACTGGTTTCTTGATATCAAAAAATCGAAAGACAGAAAACTCAGTATCTTTAGTAACTTAAGTGATTGGAATTCCTTCATTCGTTCCACTTTAAAGGAATCAGCAAGGGTCTTAAAAAAAGGCTCTTATATGGTAATGGAAGTGGGGGAAGTGAAAAAGGGAAATTCCATTCTTTATTTGGATGAAGATGTGGTGAGGATGGCCGAAGGGACAGGACTTGTTTG
This genomic window from Leptospira bandrabouensis contains:
- a CDS encoding DNA methyltransferase; the protein is MAGAGRLLKDSDKIVFGEFWTAKQRQGHPIHHTVSYRASFKPELPSFFMKEFLKKKNRVVYDPFGGRGTTAIQANIEGHVAVHNDIHPLSIFLASARQYVPRLEDLEKKLNSLDLDREVEDDPFDSNLLPFFHPRTLKEIKNLKRYMAEDPSVEMKFISLIALSRLHGHSTGFFSVYTFPQVSIPPESQAKNNIKRGQSPEYRPIKPRIYQKMKRDLALPIPPFYHEFSKNNLYSLNSANSVPDIDSESVDLIVTSPPFLDKVDYEGDNWLRHWFLDIKKSKDRKLSIFSNLSDWNSFIRSTLKESARVLKKGSYMVMEVGEVKKGNSILYLDEDVVRMAEGTGLVWNKTYVHTQSFTKLSNCWQVSNNEKGTNSNRCVVLRKVL